TTGCCGAATCGGGCCGCCGTGAAACCACATGGTGCCTGCCTGCTTGTCGCCTGGATATCCTCGAATGGTGATGTGGGTGCCGTCGTAGGAGGCCGACTGCCAGCGGAACCCGAACCAGCCGGTGGTGTTCCCGACCGCGCAGTCCAACTTGATGACGCCCCAGTCCTGATTCGTGTTGCTGCTGTCGATCCAGGTCTGGTCGGTCCACATCGTGGTGCGTCCGCAGCTGCCGTACGGGAGTGTGCTGCCGTTGCGGCCGGGAGCCACCCGCACGTTGGTGTAGAAGTCGGCGGCGCTGCCTGTCCCGCCCGGATGGAGGCAGTGACCTGCGGTCAGAACGGTGTCGGCGGAGACCAGGAAGCCGCTGCACCCGCCCCGGCCGGTCGCCGTGGTGTGGACGACGGCCCGGCTGGGGAAGGTCGTGGTCACGCCCGCCCGCGAGCGCTGATCGGGCTCGAAGATCGATAATGGCTCGCCGTCGCCAAAGGTCGTCTCCGGCGGGGCGACGTCATCGACGACGCTCGATCCGACATCGCCCGGTCCGCCCGTCCCGGCGAAGAACGAGCGGTTCACGCCGTCGGGTGCGGGTCGCGTCGGCACGTCGAAGGGACTCAGGATTCGCCCGTCGAAGTCCTGCCCGACCGGACGAGCCGTCTCGAACGTCGGTTCGTGGAAATCGGATCGCGAGGACGCGAAGGCAGTGCTCGTACCTGAGGTCAGTGTGATGGTCAGGGCGGCGCATAAGAACATCGAGGCCGCGCGAGGCAGTGTCTGCATAGCCAGGTATCCCCCAATACTCGGCAGTGATCGGCACAGCATCTGAATCGAAACGGAATTCGAGAGAAGTCCCCCTGTGCCGATGATCAGGATATCGATCTCCGTTGCTGTCGACAAGGCCGGACCGCGTCATCCCGTCGTTCGACGGCCGGATTCGGTGAACGAATGGTCGGCCGGGATGCGCGCGGAAGGACCGTCGGGCTCGGCCGTCGGGGCGGTCGGGCAGGCAGGACCCGCCCCGAACGGGTGGCTCGGCCCCGGAGCGAGGGGTGGCAGGCCCCACTGACAGCGGGCCGGAGTCGTCGCAGGCTGATCGTCGACGGAGACCACCGCGGAAGGACCACAGCATGATCAGCCGGCACACCGTCCAGTCGGCGGCCACGCAGGCCGCGGACGTCGGGCGGACTCGCACCCGATCCTCGGGCCGCCCCGCCTCGGTGCGGGCGGCATTCTCGTTGTGGCTGCTGGCGTTGACGACGGGTGTGCTCGAGACCATGCTCGGCATCACAGGCGAACTGATCGGCCCGGAGGGAGCGATGACCGTCGGGGCGATCCTCGCCGCCGCGGGCCTGCGGGTCGTCGTCACAGTCGTGTTCGTCGCGTTGGCACTGCTCATGCGGGACGCCTGGAACTGGGCACGTGTCTGCCTGGCCGTCCTGCTCGGCGGCGTCGGGCTCCTCACGATGGTCGCCGACCCGATCGGAGACCTCGCCTCGGGAGCGTCGGTGGCCGCGGCATTCGGCACCGCGGGACCGCTGGGCGGCCTCTTCGCCGTGGTGCGGCTGGTCCACCTGCTCGCCGTGCCCGCCGCCGTGATCGCGATGTTCCTGCCGTCGGCGAACGCCTACTTCCGACGTGGTTGACGCTCGACGTCGACACCAGGCGCACCGACGCCGGCGCCTCGACTTCTCGGCGCGCTGGTGATCCGGGCGACGGTCCTGCCGACCTGCCTGCACGGGTCCGCGAACTCCCTGCTGACTACCGGACAGCGGACATGCGAAAGGCCCAGGTCTCGGACCCGCACCGCGAGTCTGTGACCTGGGCCTTTCGGCTGGTCGGGGTGACAGGATTTGAACCTGCGACCTCTTCGTCCCGAACGAAGCACGCTACCAAACTGCGCCACACCCCGCCCGCCACGCGATTCTCCCCAGGGGGTCATCGTGCGACGAGACATAGTCTAGCTGATGTCCTGCCCACTTCCGAAACCGGCTGGTACCTGGCTTGCGCGGGCGCTCGGCCTGCCTTCGGACTCCCTGGGCACCAGCGTCAGCAGACTGGCTTCCGGCCGGCACGCGAAACGCACGGGCGCGTACGGCGACGTGCCCAGACCTGCGGAGACGTTCAGCCAGGTGTGCGCCCCCCACCGGGAGACCCCCCTGGCGCGCGAACGATCGATCCCACAGTTGGTGACCAGCGCGCCGTAGCCGGGGACTCGCAGCTGACCGCCGTGGGTGTGGCCGGCCAGCACCAGGTCGTAGCCGTCGGCGGCGAAGGCGTCCAGCACGTGTGGTTCCGGGGAGTGCGTCACGCCCAGCCGCAGCCTGGCCTTCGGGTCGGGTATGCCCGCGATGTCGGCGTACCGGTCCCGCCGGAGGTGCGGATCGTCCACTCCGGCGGCCACGATCGTGTTGCTCTGCACGCTGAAGGTGCGCCGCCGGTGCGTCAGGTCGAGCCAGCCGCGTTCGGAGAGCGCGGCCCGCAGATCGCGCCACGGCAACGGCACGCCGTGAATGCGCTTGGCCGTGCGTGCGGGCAGCAGGTAGCGCGCGGGATTCTTCGGCTTCGGGGCGTAGTAGTCGTTGCTGCCGAAGACGAAGACGCCGCGTCGATCCAACAACGGTCCCAGCGCACGCAGCACCGAGGGCACCGCCGCCTGATGCGCCAGATTGTCGCCGGTGTTGACGACGAGATCCGGTTCCAGTTCGTCGAGCGCGGCCACCCACCGCTGCTTCGACCGCTGGTTCGGCATCATGTGCAGGTCGGAGATGTGCAGGACACGAAGCGGTCGTGCGCCGGGGGACAGGACCGGCAGCGTCGCGTGCCGAAGCGCCCACGCCGTCCGTTCGATGCCGACGGCATAGCCGAGGGCGGCGACGCCGAGCGCGGCGGTCCCGATCAGGGTGCGGCCGATGGTGTTCATCCCGCTCAGCCTAGAAGGCCCGACAGGGCGACGCCGAATCCCGGCACCGCGTCGAGCCGAAGCCGACCGCCGGGTCGTCTCGGCGGGTCGCCTGCCGCTCCACGGTCCCGCTCGGCCGTGACTCGTGAGCAACGCGAGGCCCCGACCGATAGGTTCACCACCATGACAGAGCTGAAAGCACGACTGAGGGCGGAGCTCGTCACCGCGATGAAGGCACGGGAAGCCCTCGTGGTGTCCACCCTGCGGATGGCGCTCGCCGCGGTGAGCACCGAGGAGGTCTCGGGGAAGAGCGCGCGAGAGCTCACCGACGATGAGGTGCTCAAGGTACTGGCCAAGGAGGCCAAGAAGCGCGACGAGGCGGCTGAGGCCTTCGCCGCCGCGGGCCGCCCCGAGCAGGCCGAGGCCGAGCGCGCCGAAGGCGACGTACTGCGTCGCTACCTGCCCGCGCAGCTCGACGACGCCGAACTCGCGGCCATCGCGGAGCAGGCGGTGGCCGAGGTCACCGAGACGCTCGGCGAGCGTCCAGGCCAGCGTCAGATGGGGCAGGTCATGAAGATCGCCACCGCCAGGTCCGCGGGCCGGGCCGACGGCGGCCGGGTGGCCGCGGCGGTACGCGCGCTGCTCCAGGGCTGAGCTCCTACGGGTCCGAGGCCCGCGGCCGACGCGGCCTCGGTCCCGGTCGCGGCGCTGTCGCGGCCTTCGCACCTCGCACGCCGCACCGCGCGATTCATGCCGCGTCTCTCCGACGGGGGTTCGCCGAGCATCGCCCCGGCCGGAGTCATGGCCTGCGGTGGGGCTCCTTCTACGTCCGCCGCGGCCGCACGCCGTCTGCCCGGCGGCGGAGTGACCAAACTGCGTCGATCACCGTGCGGTCGTGCGGTCGTGCGGTCCTGAAGTGGATCGGCCTACGCGGCGTCCAAGCCTGCGGCGGTCCAGCCCGTCCGCCGCCGTGATGACGGCCGCCTCGTGCCTCGGCGCGTTCCGCGTCCGCACGGCGAACCGGCGAGATCGGAGGCGCGGGCGAGCGTGGGCATGGCGCCCCCGCTCGACAGCCGCGCCGGACACCGAGCGTTCCGTCGAGAAGCGGTCGGCTTGATACGCATCAGACGATCACTGACATAGTCTTCCGCGCGTGATCCGCCCCATGCGAGACGCGTTCACCGGCCTGGGCATCGCAGGCCGCGGCTACGCGCTCCTCTTCAGCTCACGTCGTCATCTGCTTCGGGGCGCCGTGCCTGCCCTGCTGACGTCGCTGCTCTATCTCGGCCTGCTGATCACGCTCGTGGTCTTCAGCGGAGACATCACCGCCTGGCTGACGCCCTTCGCCGACGGCTGGGCGGAACCGCTGCGGTCGTTGACCAGAATCACCGTCGGCATCGTGTTCTTCGCCGCCGTCATCGCGGCGGGTCAGGCCGTGTTCCTCACCGTGACGCTGCTGGTCGGCGGGCCTGTCTACGAGTCCATCTCCGAGGAGATCGACGAGCAGCTGGGCGGCGGGGTCGTCGAGGAGGCGCAGACCGGCTGGTTCCGCTCGGTGCTCGCGGGACTCGGGGATGCCGTCCGCATGCTGTTCCGCTCGCTGATCTGGGCGGTCGTGCTGATGGCACTCGGCTTCATCCCGATCCTGGGTCTGCTCGTGCCGCTGCTCGCGATCCTGGTGGGATCGTGGCTGCTGGCCCTGGAGATCACCTCGCTGCCGATGGGGCGACGCGGGATCGGCCTGGTCGACTGCCGACGGAGGCTGCGGCGGCGGCGGATGCTCGCCCTCGGATTCGCCCTGCCGAACTACCTGCTGATGCTGGTTCCCTTCGCGGCTCTGATCGCGACGCCCGCGGCGCTGGCGGGCGGGACGGTCCTCGCCCGCACCCTGCTGGACGAGGAGACCGCCGCCGCCTGAGCCGAGGCCACAGGCGGCGGCGGTCCGGCGCACGCCTTCGACGCCGTCATCGTCACCCGTCTGGTTCCTGCACCGGAGGCCGGTCACCTGGTGGGGTGACATCGGGCGGCGGCTCGCCCGGCGGCGGGCCCTCCGGGGGCGGCGGCTGCGGTGGCCGCGGCGGCTGCGTGGGCGGCGGGGCGGGGGGAGGTGCGCTCGGTGGCGGGGTCGGCGGCTGCCCGCCGCCGTCCGTCGGCGGGGGTGGAACCGGCGGACTGGGGACCGGGGGCGGCGTGGTCGGTGCGCCGCTCTGCGACGGCGGTGCGTCGGACGACTCCGACGGGCGTCCGGTGCTGACCGAGATGGTGATGGTGTCGCCCGGCATCGCGAAGCCCTGGGGAGACTGGCTGACCACGGTGCCCTCGGGCTCCTCGGCGTCGACCGACTGTTCGGAGACCGAGAAGTCCGCGTCCTCCAGCACCTTCCTGGCCTCGCCGGAGTTCATGCCGACCACGTCGGGGGCGTGCAGGTCCCCGCCGCCGTCGGCGTACCTCGGGTCGAGTTCGGGGAGTTCGGCGACCGGCAGCGACTCGTGGACCGGCGTCATCGCCGAGAACCAGGTTCGGGCCGGGACACGACCGCCGAAGATGTTCCCGCCGCCCCCGCACAGTCGCGGCGGCTCGCCGTCGCAGATTCCTTGGATCTCTCGGCCGTCGTTGAACGTGAGGACGGCGCCCGCCATCTGCGGGGTGGCGCCGATGAAGCCCGCCGAGTAGTAGTCCTGCGCCGTGCCGGTCTTGCCCATCATCGGCCGGGTCCAGTCGGCGGCGGCGGCGGCCGCGGTGGCGGTGCCGTCGGTGTGGTCCTTGGAGAGGCCGTGGAACAGGCCGTCGGCCAGCTTCTCGTCGACGACCTGCTCGCAGGGCGCCTCAGTGATCGGAACCGGGTTTCCTGAGCGATCCAAGACCTCTTCGATCGGAGACGGCGGGCACCACACGCCGCCGCTGACGATCGTGGCGGACACGTTGGCCAGTTCCAGCACGCTGGTCGGGGTGAAGCCGAGGGTGAAGGCGCCCATGTTGTGCTTCTTGAGGAACTCGCCCTGCTGCATGTTGCGGTCTTCGGTCTCGGCGTCCAGATCGACCGGGTCGCCTCGGTGATTGACGCCCGCCATGCCCTCGCGCATGCCGAGCCGCTCCGCCATGTCGACCGTCGCATCCAGGCCGACGCGCTCCTGCAGCATCACGAAGGACGTGTTGGGGGACTGCGCCAGCGCGTCCTGCAGGGTCATCGTGGCGGGATAGCCGTTCTCGCCGTAGTTGGAGACGGTGTATCCGTCGCCGTTGTTGATGTAGGTCATCGCGGTGTAGGTCTGCGGAGCCTCCACCTCGTTGTAGATGCCCATGCCCATCTCCAGGGCGGCGGCCGTGGTGAACACCTTGTAGATCGACCCCGCGCCGAACTTGGTCATGTCGCTGGGCAGCGCGTACATGGTCTGGCCCTCTTCCAGGTCCAGCCCGTAGTCGCGGTTGGCCACCAGCGCGCGGACCTTGTGGTGCTCGGTGCCGGGCTCCACGATCGCCATGACGTTGGCGATGCCGGGGGTGTCCTTGGGGACCTCCTGCATCGCGGACTCCTTGGCCGCGTCGTTGGCGGCCTGGTCCAGCGTCGTGCGGATGGTGTAGCCGCCTCGCCTGAGCTGGTCCTTCGAGAAGCCCGCCCGCTGGAGGTAGTCCAGGACGTACTCGCAGAAGAAGCCGTCGTTGGGGCCTGCGCCCACACAGTCGTTCGGCGGTCTGCCCAGGGGCTCGGCCAGCCCGAGCGGCTCGGCCAGCGCCTCCTCCTTCGCCTCCGGCGTGATCCGGCCCTGGGAGGCCATCAGCTCGATAACGACGTTGCGCCGGACGAGTGCCTCCTCGGGGGCGCTGCCGGGGTTGAGCGCGCCGGGGCTGTTCACGATGCCCGCGAGCATCGCGGACTGGGCGACGGTGAGCTTGTCGGCGGTGGTGTTGAAGTACGTCTGTGCCGCGGCGGCGATCCCGTAGGTCTGGTTGCCGAACGGTACGACGTTCAGATAACCGGCGAGGATCTCCTCCTTGTCCAGGTTCTGTTCGAGCTGGAGTGCGACCCGGATCTCCCGCAGCTTGCGGGCGGGCGTCTGCTCCTGCGACTTCGCCTGCTGCGCCGGATTGCCGTTGGCCACGACGTGGACGAGATAGTTCTTCACGTACTGCTGCGTGAGAGTCGAGCCGCCCTGGGCGATCGATCCCTCCATCTGATTCGTGATGGCCGCTCGGATCGTCCCGCGCCAGTCGACCCCTTCGTGGTCGTAGAAGCGCTGGTCTTCCACTGCCACGATCGCGGCCTTCATCGTGTCGGCGATCTCGTGCGGTTCGACGATGACGCGGTACTGATCGAAGAGGTACGCGATCTCGGCGCCGTCGGAATCGGTGATCGTGGTCAGCAGCGGCGGATCGGTGGACACCAGGTCGGCTGAGATGCTGTCCACCGTGTTGCTGGCCTGATTGGACACCATGCCCAGGCCGCCTGCCACGGGAAACAGCACTCCTGCCGTCAGCACGCCTGCCAGCGCGCAGAAGCCGAGGAGCTTGAGAAGCCGGTTCCTGAGGTGCACGGACCCAACAGTACTGGCGAACGGCCGGTGTGCTAATGGACCAACGAGCAGATCCTACCCGAATAGATGACTAAGGGTGCCACTCTGCGTTACCTTGAGTAATTGTTGAGGTACCCGGTGATTTAGATGGAACCGACGGGCTCTACAGTCCGTCAACGTCTCACGACAGGGAAACGCAGAACGTGACACTGATGTGGAACGTTGCTCACAGCGGGTGCCGGGGGGTGCCCTAAAGAGTCGGAAGACGGCAGGAGCTGGGGGACATGATGTTCGACCAGGGGGACTGGCGGATCAAGGCGGCGTGCCGCGACGAGGACCCGGACCAGTTGTTCGTGCGTGGAGCGGAGCAGCGGAAGGCCAAGTTGGTCTGCCTCGGCTGCCCGGTTCGTACCGAATGTCTGGCCGAGGCGCTGGATAACCGGATCGAGTTCGGTGTCTGGGGTGGGATGACGGAACGCGAGCGGCGTGCGCTGCTCCGGCGTCGTCCCGACGTCCTCTCGTGGGCGGAGCTGCTTCAGGAAGCACGACGGAATCATTCCGACATGGAGGAATACCAGGTCTCGTAGGCCCGCCTCAAGCCGGACGTCATCGGGACGTCAGTTCGATGACCCGGCCGAGGCCAGGCGTTCGCCGATCTCCTGGAGGCCGGCGAGATCGTGTACGTCGTCGGGCAGCGCGGGGACGCCGACGACGGCCACCTCGGGATGTGACCTGGTGAAGCGGGACAGCAGCCGCAGCTCACGCTCGGCCAGCGCCACGCGGTCCGCGTGCAGCCGGAGCACGGCTTCGGCCAGCGGGCTGCTGTTCCGCCCCGCCAGATCCTCGGCGGCCGACAGCGAGGCCGCCGAGGACAGGCCCGCGATGACGGGATGCGTTCGATTGATCACCAGCCCGGCCAGCGGCATCTGCTCTCCCGCGAGCCGGTCCACGAAGTAGGAGGCCTCCCGCAGCGCGTCGGGTTCGGGCGTGGCGATCACCAGGAAGGCCGTTCCCGGCGAGCGCAGCGTGCGATAGGTGTGTTCGGCACGTTCGCGAAACCCGCCGAACATGCTGTCGAACGCCTGGACGAACGCGGAGGCGTCGGCCAGGAGCTGGCCGCCGACGACGGTGGAGACGGCCTTGCTGAACAGGGAGAACCCGGCGCCGACCAGACGACGGAGGCCGCGTCCACCCGCCCGGGCGGGCGCGGAGAGCAGCCGGATCAGTTTGCCGTCCAGCACCGTGGACAGCCGTTGTGGAGCATCCAGGAAGTCCAGTGCGGACCGGCTCGGCGGCGTGTCGACGATGATCAGATCCCAGGAGCCGTCCTGAGTGAGCTGTCCGAGCTTCTCCATCGCCATGTACTCCTGAGTGCCGGAGAAGGACGTGGAGATCGTCTGATAGAACGGGTTGGTCAGGATGGCGTCGGCCCGCTCCCGACCCGCGTGCGCGAGCACCATGTCGTCGAAGGTGCGCCGCATGTCCAGCATCATGGCGTGCAGTTCGCCCCGGAGTTCGAGACCCGGGACCCGCACCTGCCTCGGCTGGTTCGACAACTCCTTCAGCCCGAGTGACTGGGCCAGCCTGCGTGCCGGATCGATGGTCAACACCACCGTCCGGCGTCCCCGATCGGCCGCGCGCAGTGCCAGCGCGGCGGCGGTCGTGGTCTTGCCGACTCCGCCGGAACCGCAGCAGACCAGTACGGTCGTGTCCGGGTCGTCGATCAGGGAGTCGACGGCCAGCTCCGGTGGTCGGCGGCGTTGCCCGCCTGATGACGCATCCGGCATCGGTGTCACCGGACTCCCTGGTCTCGTAGCGCCCCGGCCAGTTCGAACAGCGTCGTCCGATTGATGCCGTCGGTGTACTCG
This genomic stretch from Actinoalloteichus hoggarensis harbors:
- a CDS encoding GatB/YqeY domain-containing protein translates to MTELKARLRAELVTAMKAREALVVSTLRMALAAVSTEEVSGKSARELTDDEVLKVLAKEAKKRDEAAEAFAAAGRPEQAEAERAEGDVLRRYLPAQLDDAELAAIAEQAVAEVTETLGERPGQRQMGQVMKIATARSAGRADGGRVAAAVRALLQG
- a CDS encoding WhiB family transcriptional regulator, whose product is MMFDQGDWRIKAACRDEDPDQLFVRGAEQRKAKLVCLGCPVRTECLAEALDNRIEFGVWGGMTERERRALLRRRPDVLSWAELLQEARRNHSDMEEYQVS
- a CDS encoding EI24 domain-containing protein, with product MIRPMRDAFTGLGIAGRGYALLFSSRRHLLRGAVPALLTSLLYLGLLITLVVFSGDITAWLTPFADGWAEPLRSLTRITVGIVFFAAVIAAGQAVFLTVTLLVGGPVYESISEEIDEQLGGGVVEEAQTGWFRSVLAGLGDAVRMLFRSLIWAVVLMALGFIPILGLLVPLLAILVGSWLLALEITSLPMGRRGIGLVDCRRRLRRRRMLALGFALPNYLLMLVPFAALIATPAALAGGTVLARTLLDEETAAA
- a CDS encoding trypsin-like serine peptidase, encoding MSTATEIDILIIGTGGLLSNSVSIQMLCRSLPSIGGYLAMQTLPRAASMFLCAALTITLTSGTSTAFASSRSDFHEPTFETARPVGQDFDGRILSPFDVPTRPAPDGVNRSFFAGTGGPGDVGSSVVDDVAPPETTFGDGEPLSIFEPDQRSRAGVTTTFPSRAVVHTTATGRGGCSGFLVSADTVLTAGHCLHPGGTGSAADFYTNVRVAPGRNGSTLPYGSCGRTTMWTDQTWIDSSNTNQDWGVIKLDCAVGNTTGWFGFRWQSASYDGTHITIRGYPGDKQAGTMWFHGGPIRQSLGNKLHYTVDTVGGQSGSPVYNDDLSAIAIHSNGRTPQVDYNKGTRITQSLFEFIDGVR
- a CDS encoding metallophosphoesterase, translated to MNTIGRTLIGTAALGVAALGYAVGIERTAWALRHATLPVLSPGARPLRVLHISDLHMMPNQRSKQRWVAALDELEPDLVVNTGDNLAHQAAVPSVLRALGPLLDRRGVFVFGSNDYYAPKPKNPARYLLPARTAKRIHGVPLPWRDLRAALSERGWLDLTHRRRTFSVQSNTIVAAGVDDPHLRRDRYADIAGIPDPKARLRLGVTHSPEPHVLDAFAADGYDLVLAGHTHGGQLRVPGYGALVTNCGIDRSRARGVSRWGAHTWLNVSAGLGTSPYAPVRFACRPEASLLTLVPRESEGRPSARASQVPAGFGSGQDIS
- a CDS encoding penicillin-binding protein, with the protein product MHLRNRLLKLLGFCALAGVLTAGVLFPVAGGLGMVSNQASNTVDSISADLVSTDPPLLTTITDSDGAEIAYLFDQYRVIVEPHEIADTMKAAIVAVEDQRFYDHEGVDWRGTIRAAITNQMEGSIAQGGSTLTQQYVKNYLVHVVANGNPAQQAKSQEQTPARKLREIRVALQLEQNLDKEEILAGYLNVVPFGNQTYGIAAAAQTYFNTTADKLTVAQSAMLAGIVNSPGALNPGSAPEEALVRRNVVIELMASQGRITPEAKEEALAEPLGLAEPLGRPPNDCVGAGPNDGFFCEYVLDYLQRAGFSKDQLRRGGYTIRTTLDQAANDAAKESAMQEVPKDTPGIANVMAIVEPGTEHHKVRALVANRDYGLDLEEGQTMYALPSDMTKFGAGSIYKVFTTAAALEMGMGIYNEVEAPQTYTAMTYINNGDGYTVSNYGENGYPATMTLQDALAQSPNTSFVMLQERVGLDATVDMAERLGMREGMAGVNHRGDPVDLDAETEDRNMQQGEFLKKHNMGAFTLGFTPTSVLELANVSATIVSGGVWCPPSPIEEVLDRSGNPVPITEAPCEQVVDEKLADGLFHGLSKDHTDGTATAAAAAADWTRPMMGKTGTAQDYYSAGFIGATPQMAGAVLTFNDGREIQGICDGEPPRLCGGGGNIFGGRVPARTWFSAMTPVHESLPVAELPELDPRYADGGGDLHAPDVVGMNSGEARKVLEDADFSVSEQSVDAEEPEGTVVSQSPQGFAMPGDTITISVSTGRPSESSDAPPSQSGAPTTPPPVPSPPVPPPPTDGGGQPPTPPPSAPPPAPPPTQPPRPPQPPPPEGPPPGEPPPDVTPPGDRPPVQEPDG
- a CDS encoding ArsA family ATPase, with translation MPDASSGGQRRRPPELAVDSLIDDPDTTVLVCCGSGGVGKTTTAAALALRAADRGRRTVVLTIDPARRLAQSLGLKELSNQPRQVRVPGLELRGELHAMMLDMRRTFDDMVLAHAGRERADAILTNPFYQTISTSFSGTQEYMAMEKLGQLTQDGSWDLIIVDTPPSRSALDFLDAPQRLSTVLDGKLIRLLSAPARAGGRGLRRLVGAGFSLFSKAVSTVVGGQLLADASAFVQAFDSMFGGFRERAEHTYRTLRSPGTAFLVIATPEPDALREASYFVDRLAGEQMPLAGLVINRTHPVIAGLSSAASLSAAEDLAGRNSSPLAEAVLRLHADRVALAERELRLLSRFTRSHPEVAVVGVPALPDDVHDLAGLQEIGERLASAGSSN